The following DNA comes from Miscanthus floridulus cultivar M001 chromosome 5, ASM1932011v1, whole genome shotgun sequence.
TCGTGGGGCTCGTGCTTGTGCTTAAGCCCAAGCTCCACCCATTGGTGCCACTGCACAGGAGTTCGTTCCTGGTCTTGGTGATGTTCCCGCAGTTGATCCTACTGAAGAAGCCCTTGATCAAGAAGGCCAGACTATTGCTGATGATGTGTGCACCATGACACCTTCAGCTCTGGGTTACTTTGGGATCAGTCGCTTGATTCAGTTCGATGGTCCCACTCCTACTAAACAGGAACCACAGTGCACTCCCAATCTGGCTGGAGGTTATACCCCTCATCTACAGGTTGATTATCGTCGACATGTGGCCAAGATTCGTCACCATCATGCACAGCACCTATATGATGAGCCCAAGGATTTGAGGACCGAGTACTGATTCTATGAGCCATTTCACCTTGATTTCTATCATCACTTCATGTTTCTTCGCTTCATCAACAGGAAAGAGGTTCCGGTGATTCAGATGAAAGCTATTAACACCTTTGAGCTTAGCAAGTTGCCTAGACCGGATATGCAGTAGCTGCTCCATGACTTCAGGAGGATGGGGTTGCAGCCATTGATAGAGTTTCGCAAGCCATGGAACAATGAGATTATTTGTCAGTTTTACGCCTCCTATCACTTGGACACCCGGGTGGAGACTTATTTCATTCATTGGACCAGTGAAGGCAAGCACTACAATATTGATTTCATTACCTTCTCTCGCCTTCTTGGTTTGGACCGCAAGGATCGCACCTCCACTGCCATTACTAACATTTCCGCTCTTGCCATGGATGAGTATCAGTATATGTATTTGGATGGCCATCGTGTTGATGGGAAGACCGTTTGGTTGAAGCCCTACTACTATGTGCTAAACAACATCCTCCATCAGATCTTGTACCCCAAGATAGGTGACTCTACTAATCTCTATGAAGATTCACAGGTTGTCCTTGATTGCTTTGGAGATGAGTTCACCAAGTTCTCCATCAGCCGTTATATTTGGGATACGATCTTCATCGCTAGTGAGGATGTGGTGAAGCACTACCCCTATGCTCCATTCATCATGCATATAATTGAGCATGTGTCTGGCATTCACTTCCCTTTCGATGTCCCTCACAAAGTCCTCAAGTTGTCCAACAAGACGTCACTTTAGGCAAAGCAGAAATTAGCGGACCTCACTACGGGCAAAGGCAAAGGTGTCTTGGGCTCCTCCTCATGAGCTTCTCCACCATGTGCTTCGCGCTCTCGCCATGCTCATAGTGAGGAGCCTTAGTCCTCCTCATCCTCTAGTGGTAAGCCCCTCAGCAAGTTCTAGTTCTTCATGAAGTATATGTTTGGAGCTTGTTATGCTAGTGCTGAGCGTGAGCAAGAGATGCTAGTGAGGATGCATCATATTGAGCAGAAGCTTGACATTCCCTCCGCTCCGTCTCAGGCCTTGGAGCCACTTTGTGATCCTTTCTAGCTTTATGATGAGGCTTGCAAGGAATACTATGGAGAGTCGTCCGATCAGCCCCGTCCCCATGGCAAGTCGCAAATGGATGTCGATGAAGAGGAGTACCTAGAGGAAGAtgctgatgacgacgacgacgacgatgatggtaGTGGTGACCAAGACGATGATGAGGACTATGATGAAGAGTAGTCATTTCTTTCAtgtggcctaccccttttggcacttgttgacaaagggggagtgttaggctttgatcttattgtaataagttagttggtcgctTAGAGTTGGTTGCTTAGAACTTGtgagactttaaaacttttagcttgtatgaactatgtcgtgtggtggcactatgtgatggacaactatatttGTGTGATAGATGATTATAGGACAAGAAATGTTTATCTACATATCTATTTGTCTCTACATGTGAATGGTGGATgttattttggatggccatgtgttgttTCAAGTTGTTACTTtgagatcttggccatcatattttcttttacttgttgtataacatgtcatattgcaccTCCCTTTTTCATGGATATTCACTTGTTCAcctacacttgttgcaccccacggattgcaaaatttagggggtgtttctatcttaatatatgcaagtgatgtgttgatgatcatcattgaaattcaaattcaatgcatatattaagggggagctccctataaattttggggttcaaaagtttAAATTCTTATAtttttataaaagcctaagttggttgtcatcaattaccaaaaaggggagattgaaagtgcatttgccccctatgtaggttttggtgtattgatgacatccaaattagggactaatgagatcttaatgagatatactGCAGCTTTAGTCCCTTGAAACTTGCAAAGAGTTGatttaagatgaaatggtatccctcaattctttaaGTGCAAAAGGCGAACGAACCCAAAGCATGCTTCAAgcatttttaattttgttttgggtttaggtatgtcgtactataaagagggatgcaagtttaggtggtctgaggaagatagagtgctcaagcataaaaataaaatcaaaagagagacacaaaatcacctcaCAAACACTTAGATATAGTTCTTGGACTTTTGGTAGTCGGAAGGCCGTCAGAAATTCCGGCATTTGGTGTCGAAAGTTCTGGCACTTGAGGACTTAGCCATCAGCCCACCTATGCTGCTCACCTTCGTCGAAAGTCTCGGCTCTCGTCGAAAGTCCCGGCGCTTTGGGACTTAGCCCCCTAGCTCGGCTctgggtcgagagttccgacatgAGTCGAAAGTCCCGAGTGCCAGAAGTTCCGGTGTTCCACCAAAAGTTCCGGCTCCATCTATGTTGACCACCTTTGACTGCGCCTTGAACAATGTTTTACAAAGGGGCAGAAGTTCCGGTGATttgtgtcggaacttctgacctagatctgaacggttggatttcactatgagtataaatagctctttCCTCTCTTCTAACCCAGCACCActcattcattgctcaccaaccttcatccaaaatagctcccaagcattcaaggcaccACTCTCCTCTCCCCTTGGCTCCAATCTCTGATccccctagggttttgagtgaaaggagagtggattgtgTGAGacaatcactttggcaagcttgagcacttcatTTCTTCGTCAAACCAGTTggatttgcatctattactcttgggttcttagaaccctagccggctaggcatcgcccaagagcttctatcttgtggaagagccttgggaagtatGTATTACTcttgatttcttagtgaaaagctcaagtaacctttgtggttgctttgagagaggcaaggaggtggaagagacttcgaccttggtggtcacctcaacgaGGATGTAGGAACTCTTTTGTGGGGTTGACGAACCTCgagataaatccttatgtcccatgtgcttgttgttgttgtgatttgttcTATCATATTTGTTTCTTGTTGGTTTGTCTTCCTCTCCAACTctcttcttagggtttggactcgatctatggagTGGTGACCTTTCGGCATCAAAGGAGCAACCCCAACACTTCACCTTACCACTagggagtggggttgtaagatatctttcactcaaagttcattttagcactttaGTGAATTTTCACGTAGGTGCCCGAAGTCCTGGCTATTTACATTGGAAGTTCCGGCTGCCGGAAGTTCCAGCCCAAACAGTCAGAACTTCTAACTGTCACTGATATTTGACTTTGAGTTTACGCagaaatttttagatatgcctattcacccccctctaggcattgtttagatcctttcaacgGCCCCCTAAAATCAATCCCCCACACATCAAAGAGTTCCACTTGGAGATTATTCATGAGAGGCATTACTCTCGCGAGTTGATGTTCCCCTGTTTTTGACATCGGTGGCATCTCCTGACAAACTCCCTTGTATCTTCATACATCGTTGGCCAGAAAAAAACAACTTTGCCAGATCTTGGCACTTGTCCGAAATgctccataatgtcctccatatggtgaggcACGTCATCTCTCCATAATCTTAGTATCCTCATACATAGGGACACATCTTCTCAACAATCCATCAGCAAACTCGGAATAGATATGGCTCATCCCACAGGTGAAAACGACTCTCATGGatcaactttcttttgttctcactAGGTGGGGACATAGCCTGCCACTATACAATTCACGATGTTTGCATACCATGGTTCGGAGTCTGTTATCTTGAGTAGGATGTCATCCCTTAGGTAGTCATTGATGGATAACTCATGTGTTTCCTTGAACTGAAGTCTAGACAAGTGGTCGGCTATCGAGTTTTATACTCCCTTTTTTATCTCGAATTTCTATGTCAAACTTTTGGAGTAGAAGGATCCATCGAATTAGCCaaggcttagcatctttcttagtgaggagGTACTTAAGAGCAGCATGATCTATATAAATTATCACCTTTTCccccactaagtaagatctaaacttgtctgTAGCAAAGACAATAGCCAATAACTCTTTTACAGTAGTAGCATAGTTGAGCTGAGGTCCGGCCaaggttttgctagcataagatATGGTATAATGCTTCTTATCCTTAGTTTGGCCTAGAATGGCTCCAACCACAAAGTCTcaagcatcacacatgatctcaaAAGGAAGCTTCCAATCAGGTGGTTGAATAATTGGAGCTGAGATGACTGCCTTTTTAAGGATTTGAAAGTCTTCATGGCACTCATCATTAAAAATAAAAGGTGCATCCTTAGCTAGGAGACTAATCAGGGGTCTAGCAATTTGAGAAAAGTCTTTAATAAAGCGCCTGTAAGACCCCGCATGTCCCAGAAAGCTGTGAATTCCTTTCACACTCGTGGGAGGTGGAAGATGTTCAATAACTTCAATCTTTGCTCTATCCACCTCTATCCCACATTCGGACACCTTGTGTCCTAGAACAATTCCTTATCAAACCATAAAATGACATTTCTCCCAGtttaggactaagtgcttttcttcacaccgTTCTAAGACTTTGTCTAAATTCTCCAAACAATTAGCAAAGATTTTGCCATAGATAGTAAAGTCATCCATGAACACCTCCATGATTTTCTCGATCATGTCggagaaaatagacatcatgcaccgttggaaagaagctagagcattGCACAACCCGAACGACATTCGTCGGTGTGCATAAGTTCCTTATGGGCATGTGAAAGTAATCTtactttggtcatttgggtggattgggatttgatgatacccggaatacccatcaaggaaacaaaacaaggaaTGATTCGCGAGACGTTCTAACATCTCGTCGATGAATGGCAATGGGAAGTGGTCCTTCTTAGCTAGTTCGTCACACTAAGGAGAAGAATAAATGCTACTTGAACCTCAAAGTTTTTACCACCTTTTGCTTCTTCATACTGTAACTATCTACTGAATTTTGCAGGGTGAAGAATACAAGTTGTTTTGGCCAGACCAACCAGAATTTGTAAGAATGGCTGCGCTCTTTGGTGTTACTATCATACCCTTTGGGTGTGTAGGAGAAGACGACGTTCTAGAGGTAGATATTTGTTAACCCATTTGTTGAAGTATAAGTGAATTCTTTGTCACCATTAGCTAGAAACGAAAGCATGGCTTTCCTAGTAATTTTGCAGGACCTTGTTTTGCTTCAGTATTCAATTGTGTTAAAGAAAATGCATGACGGCTACAGGCTTTATGTCACGTTAGAACACGTGTAACTAATAAGTTTCTGTGCCGCATGGTGATTGAACTAGTCACTTGCTCTATACACTAGTTCTACAGTTGGTTCTGGATTACAACGATCAGAAGAACATTCCCGGACTTCGGGAGTGGATAGAGTCAATCAACAAAGAAGCCGAGAGAGTGAGGTAACATTTCAAGATATTTTCTCCTCAACAAAGACAGATAAATGATAGTAGATCTTAAACTCTTGTTCATTCATGGCATATTGGTATGCATTATTCATTTCAGGGACAGTGTAAAAGGGGAGGATGGAAATCAAGACATGTACTTGCCAGCTCTTCTCCCAAAAGTACCTGGTCGATTCTACTACCTATTCGGGCAACCGATTGAAATGAAAGGGATGAACAACCTTGTCAGAGATAGAAAGAGGGCAAACGAGGTGCATTTACGTATCAAATCAGAAGTGGAGGAGATAATGTCATATCTCAAGAGGAAGAGGGAGGAAGACCCTTACAGGAGTATAGGGTAGCGTGCGCTGTACTAGGCAACATGGGGCGCCTCTGCTCAAGTCCCAACTTTTGAGCCATGAAGATTTGGTGCAGAAATGTTAGTGTGATTGGATATTTAGAAGTTCACACAAACGACGACAGGAGAAAAGCGACTACCTTTTTTTTGTGAGTAGGGAAGGGCATCTGCGAGCAGACTGCAATTCTTTGACAAGATGTAATGCATTCTGATTTCTGAAGAAATCTCCCTCATGCTGTACAGAAATAGATACATATAGTATACAGAAAAACATTGTATATTTTTAGGAGAATATAAAATGATAGTTTTAAATAAAAAGCACACTAAGCACAATAACTTACAATAGATAAAAAGAATTGTAGCAACTAATAAGAAAAGAAATGACAGACAAAATTTGGATTCATGATGTCACAGGATGCGGGCCCTGTTTGAAAAGCGATTCTCTTAGAAGCTACACAAATAAAGCAAAAGAGTGGTTAAAATAAGCTAGTCGGATCCAATTTTTGTGTTTTACTACAATGAGTGCTGTGGGGAGAAATATGGCAAACAAAACCTATGAAAATATGTTGTTTGGCTTTTAATCTACCATAACTTAGGATAAAGTTTCAACTAAATGTGCATGAAAGTGACATGCAAAGGGACAAAAACTATGGATATTGATCATCGTAGCGTAGCTAGATAGAGAATACAAAGTATCTAATATAAATATTGCGTTAGAATTTAGAAATGAACAAAGATATATATCGCAAACATAAATAAATTTGATTGGCTATATGTACTATTGATATGTGTAAATACTGGATGGCATTGAGTCAAACAAAAAACATACAAGATAGATATGAAGGAACTGAGAAGGATCGGGAGGTGACGGGGTTCAGAACTTTTCGCTATTCATTCATGCCGCTTCTTCTTGTTCTCATCCCTACATCCAGAATTCCTCTAAAATCCACCAATTGATCTTTCAGATGTACTAAACACGAACTTCTCATACCATGTCTATTAGGATTATAACCCATGCCGGAGcatgtgtgtttttttttttttgagggaaatgCCGGAGCATGTGTTGATGAACTAGAGTTAGCGAGACGGTAGTCCGACCACATCACGTGGTTGATTTCCACATGACCAGGTCACACAAATTTCAAGTATGTGTAAGTCTACAACACTCTAAACTCACACCATTTGTGCCTCACTCCGTTTCAGCTATTTCCGTTGCACACGCACCTTGACACTTCCCTAACGCATGACTCCATTCTTCCCCGGGCCTCCCCAAAAACAATATGCCAAGAACTCCCGAAAAAGCTTTCTAGCTCACACCAATGGCGACTCTGTCTCCTCGTCTACACACCAAGGCCGCTGCCCCTCTCTGTCGACCACGGCAACGTTGGCATGGTTCCCTTGAGAGGACCACCAGCAGCTACCCGGTGAAGAAGCATGCTGGGAGATTGCAGGCGAGCTACAGGGGCCTTGAGGCACTGTATGACGATGGGTACCAGACGGTGAAGAACCTAGATTACTACTACGAATCACTTTGCGAGCTGGTGGAGCATGACAGTGGGCCGGTGCGCTGGTTTTGCCCCGTCGACGCCGGCTCACCGATCGAGGATGCTCCTCTGATGCTATATTTGCCCGGTAAATTAAATATGCCTTCAATTAATGTTGTGCTGTCAATGGTTTAGAATGAATCTATGTATAGTGCGTAATGCATCAAACGTGTTGGCGTGAGAGCCTTTCAGGCGTAGATGGAATGGGGATGGGACTCTTCATGCATCACAAGGCACTTGGAAGGTCGTCATCAGAAATAGAGAGAACTTTAGTTTGTTTCAATTGCGAATAATTTCACTTGGTTATGATTTTGACCACTGAATAATGTTGGATCCGTACTGTCCCCATGTTCAGGATTTTTGAACTAAGATGCATGCACGTTCCTCTTCATGATCGCACGCCATTTGAAGGTACACATATGTTTGTgaattaatttgattaaggattgtGGATCTACTAAGCCTGTTTTGTTCCATCAGCATAATATAGAGGATTCAGATGAAGTAACTTGCCAATTTCGGAGTTCTCAAGAATGTATGTTTTAGCTGCTTTTATTTTTCAGACCTTGTTATAATGGTAGAAGATGTTGTAAGAAAAGAGCACGCCACTTCTCCCAATAAGCCGATCTATCTATTGGGGAATTCTTTTGGCGGATGTTTGGCACTTGCAGTAGCTGCTCGTAATCCACATATTAATTTGATATTGGTACTAGTGAATCCAGGTATATTCTGAAATAAATGTTTTCAACTGTATGAATTTTCTTAATTTATAATTGAAATATTTTTACCTACAAGTTTCCCTTCCTTTGTCACTGCAAAAGCAACATCATATGAGAAGTCAGGCATACAACAGCTTCTATCGTTTTTCAGCCTGTTCTCAGATCAAGCATGTATGGCTGTTACAGCTCTATTGAACTACAACATCGGTAAGAACCTAGACCTTGCTGTACAAAATTTGTAGAAGAGTAGAAATAAGTTAAAAGAACAAATTACGCAATGGTACTAGGTCTAGTTGACAGCAAGTTAGTTGTAAATTGTAATTAGGGGACTTGCCTGTGATTTattgtattttctacaaatctatcATATTAGATATAGTTCGGATTTCAAAATTCAGCTTTTGTAATAAATTACTGTCATAGGTGAGCTGAACTAATCTTGATTGTGAATTGTGATTAATAGTACACGAACATACAATTGTTTTGGTGTCATATTCTTTATATGATTGTCTTATAAGTTGGTACATTTACATGTCATAGTTATTTTTTTAACATTTTGTATTTGGTTCCTCTGTTGTTCCTCACCATGAAACCAGACAATGAAGTGGACATGGCAGTGGGTAGCATGTTAAATGGAAAGCATCCATTAGCAGCACTGAACAGATTGACAAATAACATGACATCATTCCTGAAGCATTCGGTACATACCATTTCTTCACATCTTAATGGAGTCCATTTCATTCAGTAGAAATAATTCTAGAGATGAACCGAAATGTCTTGCACTTGACATGTAAAAACAAGGTGCGATAAAAATATTATGCTTCCATTGTAGAACATACTGGACAAAATACCAGAGGACACACTTAAATGGAAAATGAAGCAGATCAAACGGGCTGCTTCTTACGCCAATTATCGTCTACAATCGGTTCAAGCTGAAGTGCTACTGCTAGTCAGGTTtattttatgcatcaaactagtATTGTTTATCTTCTTTCAATTTCACCAAAGTTTTTCACTTGAGGGTGCAttattggacaataattgttagTTTGGTATGCTTTCTATCAGCTGTGCTGACAGGTTACTTCCAAGCAAAGACGAAGGTGACAGGCTGCAGAAGTTGTTACCAAAGTGTAAAATTTACTTCTTTGAGAAGCACGGGCACAGCTTACTATTGGTGAGATTTACATTTATACCAGACAATAAACAAGATCGCAACAATTTTCTTCCAAAAAAGTAAGAGAAACTGGTCTTCAATTAATGGAGTCGGCTGATACAATTCATATAAAACACATTTCAGGAGTACGGTGTTCATGTTGCATCTATCATCAAGTGCACTGATCTCTACCGCCATTCGAGGAGGTACCACCGGGTTTTCGACTACATCCCTCCATCTGCAACTGACCTAAAGGAAGTAGACAAAGCTACGTGGTAAGCAGAGACATTGGAAATGTAATTGGAGATTCCAAATGAATGCCTGCCCTGCCACGATAAGTGTCTGATGACAAAAACTACAGTGATCTCAGATTTAGGACCTGCCCAGCGATGTACTCCACTTTGGAGGACGGCACAGTGGTGAGGGGCCTCGCTGGAGTACCCCAGGACGGCCCAGTGCTGCTGGTCGGCAACCACATGCTTCTGGGCATCGAGCTCATCTCGCTTGCGGCGGAGTTCCTGCGGCTGAAGCGGGTCGTCGTGCGCGGCATCGCGCACCCGCTCCTGTTCCCCAACAAGAAGAGGGCGTGGTCTGAGGGCCACGACTTCTTCGACTTCCTCAACCTGTGGGGCGGCGTGCCCATGATGTACAAGTCTATCTACGACCTGCTGGGCGCCGGCGAGTTCGTGCTCCTCTACCCCGGTGGCCACAGGGAGGCGCTCCATTGCAAGGTTCATATATACAGTTGGGTCTGTAACTGCAACTATCCAAGCTTAATCTTGTGAGTATATGACGCCCATGAGATTGATTTGCAGGGCGAAGAGCACAGGTTGTTCTGGCCAACCCAGACCGAATTTGTCAGGCTGGCAGCACAGTTCAATGCAACAATTGTGCCTTTTGGAGTCGTCGGGGAGGATGATCTGCTAGAGGTAAGATAAGAActgggatttttttaaaaaaaaagaataatcacAGGTTCCGTAGCTAATAGATAGACCTGCATTTGCATTCTGTAACTAAAATGTTCTGCAGCTGCTCTGTACTTTCGAAGATATCAGGAATGCACCCTTTGGCAAGGAAATGATCCAAGCATATAGCAATCATCTGAAGCTAAGGTACACACACAGCCTTGAGTTGTGAGGACCTGAAAAGTGACAACTCAGTCCTGAATCTTTTCTGAAAATGCTGCTCTTGCAGGGACGTGGACCATGAGGTGTTCTTCCCAGGTCTGTATCTGAAAATGCCGGGCCGGTTTTACTACCAATTCGGGAAGCCGATTCCGACGAGGGGGAGGCAGGACGTCCTGACTGATAAGCAGGCCGCGCATGATCTCTACATGCATGTTAAGTCGGAGGTGGAGCGAATCATCTCCTACTTGCTGGAGAAGAGGGTGGAAGACAAGTACAGGAGCCTCATCCCAAGAATGTTGTACCAAGCTGCTCGGGGACCCACCTGTCAAGTCCCGGCGTTTGATCCCTGAATGTGTGGTTACGTCAATTCTTTTACATTTCTTATTACTGCGACACGTTTATTTTGAATGTGTTTTAATTACCAATGACTGAAGACGTGATATGCTCCACCTCATGCACATCGACGTGCAAGATTTTTTTTAAGAAAGGAAGCTCTTATTATTTTTCAAACAATTTGCATACAGAATCTTGAAAAGCGCTTCTGGCATCTGCCTAAACAAAATACACAACCAACAAAAAAAAAGGAAGATCAATACAGTGGCTATTAAACCATAAACTAAATCCGCTGAATATTTCATTTCGGAGAGCTTTGGTGAGGGATAAACTCGATGAATATGAGAAGATTTAGTAGCCAAGATCACTCATCAATTAGGAGCTTATATAGCAATGTCAATTTACTGTCCATTCTATGTATATTCGCATAATAAATCAGAATACACCCTTCTCTAATAAATTGATTTGGAAGTTAAAATTCCTATAAAAATCAAGATTTTCCTTTGGTATCTCTAGTGGGGGTAATTTTAACAAAGGGCAACCTAATTAAGAGGAATTAGAAAGGTAGTGAAGTGTTGTTTATGTAATTGTAACAAAATCATTAAACATCTTTTCTTTGGTCATCATCATGCCAAGACAACCTGGAGGGCCGTCTATATAGCTATTGGGTTAACCCATCCTAGATTTATATCCCACATGTTTGGGAGTTAGCTATCTGAAGGACCGGATGGGTGGGGGGGTTGTGAATGGGAGCCgatttaaattctttgccgagaagAACTTGGCCTATGTCCCGATTATAACCCAACACACCTATCTTTTAATTGCCAAGGTCACACACACTAACTGGTGATATGTCAACCCTAGGAACAATTAGGAATTTCTCAAGGTAGTGCAGAAGCAAGACGGCAAATCACTAATTAACCGGCTAACAAAAAACTCTGATTAGCATGTGAGAATAAACTAAGCTCCAAAACCATAAATTGCTAGCTATtgaaatgtaacaccctaaaatttcctCTTTTCGAAAAAgatataaattgatttaattttgtattttgtgctcatgaaatatagaaaaaagaatatttttcattatattaaaattcatcataaggagtagcaacatggttgtgcatacatgctggtgcatttgatttattgcttgagtggtttgaatcaagattcaaaatggtttgaattgcttttggaaataaattaaaaatggctttgaagtaaaggaaaagaaagaaaaagagaattggaaaataaaagagttaAAAAAATTGTAAAATTTATTGTTGGGaagcttaccaaaatttctcatttttatttgaattgaaaagtatatttgaaactatatttgaatttgatttggatcatatttgaatttggattgaaaAAGGAAATAGTAAAATGGAAAAATCTCCCTCTCTTCTGGCccagccggcccagcaagccgctCGCCCAGATCCTCCTCTTCCCCGCGCGCCATTTCCCTCTCTCCTGCAGGCGGCCCAACCCCACTCTCTGCTGAGCCGGCCCAGCATGCAGCCGCGTCACCGTACCGCACCTCCTCCCCGCGTGTGTCGCCAACAAATGGGGCCCACGTGTCAGCgccatcatctccttcctcacgtCGTCTTCCTCTCGTGTCCACGTCGGACTCTGCACCGCCGCCGCGTAGGAGTCCGACGCCGCCCCGCCTCGTCCGCCTTGCCGTGCGTGCCAAGATGCTCCCTAGGCCATAAATAGCAGCAGCCCACGTCGTGCTGCCTCCCTACCGAGCTCTAGAGCAAGCTGCATCCGCCGAGTCGCCGCGCCGCTACAACcctggccgccgccaccaccgtgcTCGCCTCGCAGTTCCGCCGTCGTCCGGGACCGCTTGCCATGCTTCGTTAGGAGGTAAGCAAGCAGATGGTACCacgctagctctctctctctcaccttcTGTTACCGATGTGGCTCCAGTTCACACGGAGCCTTAGTTCCATTGCTGCATCGGAGGAGATATGATCACATTGTTATAGAATGTGCGACTGAGGGACAACTTATTGAGAGGATTGATGCATCAGAGCTTTCAAAAAAGCCAGTGACCAAGACATCCAAAATGGCGATTAGTTGGTTAGGTTCTTGTCATGATCGAGTTTGAACCTCCTAGGCCAAGTTGAAAAAAAAATGTATTTCGGATTTTAACAAGGGTTTAGCCTAAGGGCTGAGGATTTGTCAAACCTAATCTTGGATCATTACATCAAGTGTTAATATACTTTACTTAAAAAGTTAAACAaatgttttttttcaaaaagcTATCCAAATATTAAGCAAAAAAATCTGCCTCACTGGAACTCTCTGGTGGCCCTGAGAGGCAGGCGCCACA
Coding sequences within:
- the LOC136454643 gene encoding LOW QUALITY PROTEIN: phytyl ester synthase 1, chloroplastic-like (The sequence of the model RefSeq protein was modified relative to this genomic sequence to represent the inferred CDS: substituted 2 bases at 2 genomic stop codons), with the translated sequence MGLQPLIEFRKPWNNEIICQFYASYHLDTRVETYFIHWTSEGKHYNIDFITFSRLLGLDRKDRTSTAITNISALAMDEYQYMYLDGHRVDGKTVWLKPYYYVLNNILHQILYPKIGDSTNLYEDSQVVLDCFGDEFTKFSISRYIWDTIFIASEDVGEEYKLFWPDQPEFVRMAALFGVTIIPFGCVGEDDVLELVLDYNDQKNIPGLREWIESINKEAERVRDSVKGEDGNQDMYLPALLPKVPGRFYYLFGQPIEMKGMNNLVRDRKRANEVHLRIKSEVEEIMSYLKRKREEDPYRSIGXRALYXATWGASAQVPTFEP
- the LOC136452186 gene encoding phytyl ester synthase 1, chloroplastic-like isoform X1, translating into MATLSPRLHTKAAAPLCRPRQRWHGSLERTTSSYPVKKHAGRLQASYRGLEALYDDGYQTVKNLDYYYESLCELVEHDSGPVRWFCPVDAGSPIEDAPLMLYLPGVDGMGMGLFMHHKALGRIFELRCMHVPLHDRTPFEDLVIMVEDVVRKEHATSPNKPIYLLGNSFGGCLALAVAARNPHINLILVLVNPATSYEKSGIQQLLSFFSLFSDQACMAVTALLNYNIDNEVDMAVGSMLNGKHPLAALNRLTNNMTSFLKHSNILDKIPEDTLKWKMKQIKRAASYANYRLQSVQAEVLLLVSCADRLLPSKDEGDRLQKLLPKCKIYFFEKHGHSLLLEYGVHVASIIKCTDLYRHSRRYHRVFDYIPPSATDLKEVDKATCDLRFRTCPAMYSTLEDGTVVRGLAGVPQDGPVLLVGNHMLLGIELISLAAEFLRLKRVVVRGIAHPLLFPNKKRAWSEGHDFFDFLNLWGGVPMMYKSIYDLLGAGEFVLLYPGGHREALHCKGEEHRLFWPTQTEFVRLAAQFNATIVPFGVVGEDDLLELLCTFEDIRNAPFGKEMIQAYSNHLKLRDVDHEVFFPGLYLKMPGRFYYQFGKPIPTRGRQDVLTDKQAAHDLYMHVKSEVERIISYLLEKRVEDKYRSLIPRMLYQAARGPTCQVPAFDP
- the LOC136452186 gene encoding phytyl ester synthase 1, chloroplastic-like isoform X2, translated to MVEDVVRKEHATSPNKPIYLLGNSFGGCLALAVAARNPHINLILVLVNPATSYEKSGIQQLLSFFSLFSDQACMAVTALLNYNIDNEVDMAVGSMLNGKHPLAALNRLTNNMTSFLKHSNILDKIPEDTLKWKMKQIKRAASYANYRLQSVQAEVLLLVSCADRLLPSKDEGDRLQKLLPKCKIYFFEKHGHSLLLEYGVHVASIIKCTDLYRHSRRYHRVFDYIPPSATDLKEVDKATCDLRFRTCPAMYSTLEDGTVVRGLAGVPQDGPVLLVGNHMLLGIELISLAAEFLRLKRVVVRGIAHPLLFPNKKRAWSEGHDFFDFLNLWGGVPMMYKSIYDLLGAGEFVLLYPGGHREALHCKGEEHRLFWPTQTEFVRLAAQFNATIVPFGVVGEDDLLELLCTFEDIRNAPFGKEMIQAYSNHLKLRDVDHEVFFPGLYLKMPGRFYYQFGKPIPTRGRQDVLTDKQAAHDLYMHVKSEVERIISYLLEKRVEDKYRSLIPRMLYQAARGPTCQVPAFDP